One window from the genome of Streptomyces sp. NBC_00287 encodes:
- a CDS encoding helix-turn-helix domain-containing protein, which translates to MASVAFAVTNGMLHFELSIAQEVFGAAPDGVPGPWYDMALCGTGAVRVGGFRVEPDHGLDHLPRADTVIVPGWADIDVDPPAELVDAVRAAHEAGSRVASLCTGAFVLAAAGLLDSRRATTHWAHTETLAARHPRVEVDPDVLYVDNGTVLTSAGKAAAMDLCLHLVRLDRGSSVANAVARRLVVPPHRPGGQAQFVTTPVPARDDHPLAALLPWVMERLDQPLTVEDLARRTRTSSRTLGRHFRAATGTTPLQWLLTQRIRRAQELLETTDDSVDTIATTTGMGTATTLRRHFNRTLGVPPDTYRRTFRASRDS; encoded by the coding sequence ATGGCCTCAGTCGCGTTCGCCGTCACCAACGGGATGCTGCACTTCGAACTGTCCATCGCCCAGGAGGTGTTCGGCGCCGCCCCGGACGGGGTGCCCGGGCCCTGGTACGACATGGCCCTGTGCGGAACGGGCGCGGTGCGGGTCGGCGGGTTCCGGGTGGAGCCCGACCACGGGCTCGACCATCTGCCGCGCGCCGACACCGTGATCGTCCCCGGCTGGGCGGACATCGACGTCGACCCGCCCGCCGAGCTGGTCGACGCGGTGCGGGCGGCGCACGAGGCGGGCAGCCGGGTGGCCTCGCTGTGCACGGGCGCGTTCGTGCTGGCCGCCGCGGGCCTGCTGGACAGCAGACGCGCGACCACGCACTGGGCGCACACCGAGACGCTGGCCGCCCGCCATCCCCGGGTCGAGGTCGACCCGGACGTGCTCTACGTCGACAACGGCACCGTGCTCACCTCGGCGGGCAAGGCCGCCGCCATGGACCTGTGCCTGCACCTGGTCCGCCTGGACCGCGGCTCGTCCGTCGCCAACGCCGTCGCCCGGCGACTGGTCGTACCCCCGCACCGGCCCGGCGGCCAGGCCCAGTTCGTCACCACGCCGGTGCCCGCCCGGGACGACCACCCGCTCGCCGCGCTGCTGCCCTGGGTGATGGAACGCCTCGACCAGCCGCTGACCGTGGAGGACCTGGCACGCCGCACCCGGACCAGCTCGCGCACCCTCGGCCGCCACTTCCGCGCGGCGACCGGCACCACCCCGCTGCAGTGGCTGCTCACCCAGCGCATCCGCCGCGCCCAGGAGCTGCTGGAGACCACCGACGACAGCGTGGACACCATCGCGACCACCACCGGCATGGGCACCGCCACGACGCTGCGCCGCCACTTCAACCGCACGCTGGGGGTGCCGCCGGACACCTACCGGCGGACCTTCCGCGCGTCCCGGGACAGCTGA
- a CDS encoding LLM class F420-dependent oxidoreductase — protein MQVGVHINRFEHSGGGPALGAELAAAGRAAEAAGVSWLSVMDHYFQMEFNGGAEAPMLEAYTTLGFLAGHTSTVRLGALVTGVTYRHPGLLAKIATSLDVLSGGRATLGIGAAWYDREHRGLGVEFPPVAERFERLDETLRICRQMWDPANNGPFEGRHYRLAETLCVPAPVSSPHPEIMIGGGGEKKTLRLVARHADACNLFASSPEEVAHKLDVLRGHCDTEGRDYDEIRRTVLYAGEGDLDAFTRDITGYAKLGIDTVILAPRTGEAAAFIEDFAAPAVQRLAGLD, from the coding sequence ATGCAGGTGGGCGTGCACATCAACCGGTTCGAGCACTCCGGGGGCGGCCCCGCGCTGGGCGCCGAGCTCGCGGCGGCGGGCCGGGCCGCCGAGGCGGCCGGGGTGAGCTGGCTGTCGGTGATGGACCACTATTTCCAGATGGAGTTCAACGGCGGCGCCGAGGCTCCCATGCTGGAGGCGTACACGACCCTCGGTTTTCTCGCGGGCCACACCTCCACGGTCCGGCTCGGCGCGCTGGTCACCGGCGTGACGTACCGCCATCCCGGACTGCTCGCCAAGATCGCGACCTCGCTCGACGTGCTCTCCGGCGGCCGGGCCACCCTCGGGATCGGGGCGGCCTGGTACGACCGTGAACACCGGGGCCTGGGCGTCGAGTTCCCGCCCGTCGCCGAGCGCTTCGAGCGGCTCGACGAGACCCTGCGGATCTGCCGCCAGATGTGGGACCCGGCGAACAACGGCCCCTTCGAGGGCCGCCACTACCGGCTCGCCGAGACCCTGTGCGTCCCGGCCCCGGTCAGCAGCCCGCACCCGGAGATCATGATCGGCGGCGGGGGAGAGAAGAAGACCCTCCGTCTGGTCGCCCGCCACGCCGATGCGTGCAATCTGTTCGCGAGCAGCCCGGAGGAGGTCGCGCACAAGCTGGACGTGCTGCGCGGTCACTGCGACACCGAGGGCCGGGACTACGACGAGATCCGCCGGACCGTCCTCTACGCGGGCGAGGGCGACCTCGACGCCTTCACCCGCGACATCACCGGCTACGCCAAGCTCGGCATCGACACGGTGATCCTCGCCCCGCGCACCGGCGAGGCGGCCGCGTTCATCGAGGACTTCGCGGCCCCGGCCGTTCAGCGGCTGGCCGGGCTGGACTGA
- a CDS encoding NAD(P)H-dependent oxidoreductase: protein MSVRILALVGSLRTGSHNRQLAETAVKLAPEGAEVELFEGLAEIPFYNEDIDVEGSVPAPAAKLREAAQSADAFLLFSPEYNGTIPAVLKNAIDWLSRPYGAGAFGGKPVAVVGTAFGQYGGVWAQDEARKAVGIAGGKVLEDVKLSIPGSVTRFAETHPADDAEVAAQLTEVIARVHGYAGETAAA, encoded by the coding sequence ATGTCTGTTCGCATCCTCGCGCTCGTCGGCAGCCTTCGCACCGGTTCGCACAACCGCCAGCTCGCCGAGACGGCCGTGAAGCTCGCACCCGAGGGCGCCGAGGTCGAGCTCTTCGAGGGCCTCGCGGAGATCCCCTTCTACAACGAGGACATCGACGTCGAGGGCAGCGTCCCCGCCCCGGCCGCCAAGCTCCGCGAGGCCGCCCAGTCCGCCGACGCGTTCCTGCTGTTCTCGCCCGAGTACAACGGCACCATCCCGGCCGTGCTGAAGAACGCCATCGACTGGCTGTCCCGCCCGTACGGCGCCGGCGCCTTCGGCGGCAAGCCGGTCGCCGTGGTCGGCACCGCCTTCGGCCAGTACGGCGGCGTGTGGGCGCAGGACGAGGCCCGCAAGGCCGTAGGCATCGCCGGCGGCAAGGTGCTGGAGGACGTCAAGCTCTCCATCCCCGGCTCGGTGACCCGCTTCGCCGAGACCCACCCGGCCGACGACGCCGAGGTCGCCGCCCAGCTGACCGAGGTCATCGCCCGGGTGCACGGCTACGCCGGCGAGACGGCCGCCGCCTGA
- a CDS encoding saccharopine dehydrogenase family protein translates to MGQQVAVFGAYGHTGRFVVAELLARGFVPVLSGRDAEKLRAAAAPGLDVRPASVDDPASLDRALAGTAAVINTAGPFATTAAPVIEAALRAGIPYVDVAAEIEANDDTFTQFTDRARAAGTLIVPAMAFYGGLGDLLVTSAMGDWTSADEVHIAYGLNGWHPTAGTRIAGDVSRERRGGRRVRYAKGRLEYHDDAPAVVDWPFPEPLGTRPVVAEFTMADVVTVPSHLTVPDVRTYMTTEAARDIATPDTPEPTAADERGRSDQTFLVDVVVRSAGRERRAVARGRDIYAVSAPLAVEAVARVLTGRTRTVGVASAGAAFDAADFLGALSAHVTVDIRR, encoded by the coding sequence ATGGGGCAGCAGGTGGCGGTGTTCGGCGCGTACGGGCACACCGGGCGGTTCGTGGTGGCGGAACTGCTGGCGCGGGGGTTCGTCCCGGTGCTGTCCGGCCGTGACGCCGAGAAGCTGCGGGCGGCGGCCGCACCGGGCCTCGACGTCCGTCCGGCGTCCGTCGATGACCCGGCCTCGCTGGACCGCGCGCTGGCGGGTACGGCGGCCGTGATCAACACTGCCGGGCCGTTCGCGACGACCGCCGCGCCGGTGATCGAGGCGGCGCTGCGCGCCGGGATCCCGTACGTGGACGTGGCGGCCGAGATCGAGGCGAACGACGACACGTTCACGCAGTTCACCGACCGCGCCCGGGCGGCGGGCACGCTGATCGTGCCCGCGATGGCCTTCTACGGCGGACTCGGCGATCTGCTCGTCACGTCCGCGATGGGCGACTGGACGAGCGCGGACGAGGTGCACATCGCCTACGGCCTGAACGGCTGGCACCCCACCGCCGGGACGCGGATCGCGGGCGACGTCTCCCGGGAGCGGCGCGGGGGCCGACGGGTCCGCTATGCCAAGGGCCGCCTGGAGTACCACGACGACGCGCCGGCCGTCGTGGACTGGCCGTTCCCCGAGCCGCTGGGCACCCGGCCGGTCGTCGCCGAGTTCACGATGGCCGACGTCGTCACCGTACCCAGCCATCTGACCGTGCCCGACGTGCGTACGTACATGACGACCGAGGCGGCCAGGGACATCGCGACCCCGGACACACCGGAGCCGACGGCGGCCGACGAGCGCGGACGCTCCGATCAGACCTTCCTCGTCGACGTCGTCGTACGCTCGGCCGGCCGGGAACGCCGTGCGGTGGCGCGGGGCCGGGACATCTACGCGGTCAGCGCGCCCCTCGCGGTGGAGGCGGTGGCCCGTGTCCTCACCGGGCGAACCAGGACGGTGGGTGTCGCGTCCGCAGGGGCGGCCTTCGACGCGGCCGACTTCCTCGGCGCGCTGTCGGCGCATGTAACGGTCGACATCCGCCGCTAG
- a CDS encoding trypsin-like serine protease: MRNGDPTGQELRRRDARPGWSQPGWYRWRKTSWSAYNATPAPERTEVGALVATWDHDDDPATPDRVDWVCSGTMIDTNTFLTAAHCTTDWPDNVRFYVSLDQDVQSGLDAAAVKYPGNPSAQANAVAVEGAAHSHPGYPGPASDTHDISVIELPAAKVAARWSFTPATLPTANQLGTRQLNSTDWFVAGYGTQEAVRGPGGHTHPGGGVRMKAPVTFNALNNSWVRLAMTAPQGNGGACYGDSGGPNFAVLGGKTVLAATTITGDSPCYATNVTYRLDTPGARAFLSPFVKLP; encoded by the coding sequence ATGCGGAACGGTGACCCCACGGGACAAGAACTCCGCAGGCGTGATGCTCGTCCGGGCTGGTCTCAACCCGGCTGGTACCGATGGCGCAAGACCTCCTGGAGCGCCTACAACGCGACGCCCGCACCCGAACGCACCGAGGTCGGCGCGCTCGTCGCGACCTGGGACCACGACGACGACCCCGCCACCCCCGACCGGGTCGACTGGGTCTGCTCCGGAACCATGATCGACACGAACACCTTCCTGACGGCCGCCCACTGCACCACGGACTGGCCGGACAACGTGCGCTTCTACGTGTCCCTGGACCAGGACGTGCAGTCCGGACTCGACGCCGCCGCCGTGAAGTACCCGGGCAACCCGTCCGCGCAGGCGAACGCCGTCGCCGTCGAGGGCGCCGCCCACAGCCACCCCGGCTACCCGGGCCCCGCGTCCGACACCCACGACATCTCCGTGATCGAGCTGCCCGCGGCGAAGGTGGCGGCCCGGTGGAGCTTCACCCCCGCCACCCTGCCCACCGCGAACCAACTCGGCACGCGGCAGCTGAACTCGACCGACTGGTTCGTCGCCGGATACGGCACCCAGGAGGCCGTACGCGGACCCGGCGGCCACACCCACCCCGGCGGTGGCGTCCGTATGAAGGCACCCGTCACCTTCAACGCGCTCAACAACTCCTGGGTCCGCCTCGCCATGACCGCGCCCCAGGGCAACGGCGGTGCCTGTTACGGCGATTCGGGCGGCCCCAACTTCGCGGTGCTCGGCGGGAAGACCGTGCTGGCGGCCACCACGATCACCGGGGACTCCCCGTGCTACGCGACGAACGTGACCTACCGCCTGGACACCCCCGGCGCCCGGGCCTTCCTGTCCCCGTTCGTGAAACTGCCCTAG
- a CDS encoding TetR/AcrR family transcriptional regulator — translation MSASLPPFPLPQEPVDEPELLQLGSPEDDPCLRADAARNRARLLEAAGQLVAERGAAGVTMEAVAVAAQVGKGTVFRRFGDRTGLLTALLDHAEKNFQSAIITGPPPLGPGAPPLERLKAFGCALLRRSADELELQLAAEPVAERRHSNAPRRFLRGHVLILLREIVPDADCELLSLTLMAYLDPPMIHYRSKVCGMSQQRVEAGWLDLVDRITRTAPPC, via the coding sequence ATGTCCGCGTCCCTGCCGCCCTTTCCGCTGCCCCAGGAGCCCGTCGACGAGCCCGAACTGCTCCAGCTGGGTTCCCCGGAGGACGATCCCTGCCTGCGTGCCGACGCCGCCCGCAACCGGGCCCGGCTGCTGGAGGCCGCCGGGCAACTGGTGGCGGAGCGCGGCGCGGCCGGGGTCACGATGGAGGCGGTGGCCGTGGCGGCCCAGGTCGGCAAGGGCACGGTCTTCCGCCGCTTCGGCGATCGCACAGGGCTGCTCACGGCCCTGCTCGACCATGCTGAGAAGAACTTCCAGTCCGCGATCATCACCGGGCCCCCGCCGCTGGGCCCCGGGGCGCCGCCACTGGAACGGCTGAAAGCGTTCGGCTGCGCCCTGCTGCGCCGCTCGGCCGACGAACTGGAGCTCCAACTCGCCGCCGAGCCCGTCGCCGAGCGCCGCCACTCCAACGCGCCCCGCCGCTTCCTGCGCGGCCACGTGCTGATCCTGCTGCGTGAGATCGTCCCGGACGCGGACTGTGAACTGCTCTCCCTGACGCTGATGGCGTACCTCGACCCGCCGATGATCCACTACCGCAGCAAGGTCTGCGGGATGTCGCAGCAGCGGGTGGAGGCGGGCTGGCTGGATCTCGTCGACCGCATCACCAGGACCGCACCGCCCTGTTAG
- a CDS encoding MarR family winged helix-turn-helix transcriptional regulator, with translation MTATDPALTALAQGWCALSLLHGRIEAHIERALQSGHDLSVREYSLLDVLSRQHSGEGGHLQMKQVADAVVLSQSATTRLVTRLEDRGLLSRYLCPTDRRGIYTDVTEAGLKLLEEARPTNESALREALDEAALNPELAPLVRAVETLRVPV, from the coding sequence ATGACCGCCACAGATCCCGCACTCACCGCCCTCGCCCAGGGCTGGTGCGCGCTCTCCCTGCTGCACGGGCGGATCGAGGCCCATATCGAGCGCGCGCTGCAGTCCGGACACGACCTCAGCGTGCGGGAGTACTCGCTGCTCGACGTGTTGAGCCGACAGCACAGCGGCGAGGGCGGCCACCTCCAGATGAAGCAGGTCGCCGACGCCGTGGTCCTGAGCCAGAGCGCCACCACCCGCCTGGTGACCCGCCTGGAGGACCGAGGCCTGCTCTCCCGCTACCTCTGCCCCACCGACCGCCGCGGCATCTACACGGACGTGACGGAAGCCGGCCTGAAGCTCCTCGAAGAGGCCCGCCCCACCAACGAGTCCGCCCTGCGCGAGGCCCTCGACGAGGCGGCCCTGAACCCCGAACTCGCCCCGCTGGTACGGGCCGTGGAGACGCTCCGGGTTCCCGTCTGA
- a CDS encoding LysR family transcriptional regulator gives MIDLRRLHVLRAVAHYGTVTAAAHALHFTPSAASQQIRQLARDLGVDLLEPQGRGVRLTPAAQSLLAHADAIQARWEEAELDLRAEHGAPAGQLRVCGFTTAVSVLLAPMAVRLRERYPRMTVRIQETAVPESFDLLFEGETDLAVVDVTPRNPPLSDARFDQQPLLDDPYDLVVPEDHPLAGRGYVDLAEAAHEDWIAPVPESPCRPHVMSACGAAGFTPGVVHHALDWNVTAHLVAHRLGVALIPRLAQLTPHLPITRVPCAGNPHRKLLSCTRRGCRTRPAVAAALTELRELAPTAVA, from the coding sequence ATGATTGACCTGCGCCGACTGCACGTCCTGAGGGCCGTCGCCCACTACGGCACGGTCACCGCGGCCGCCCACGCCCTGCACTTCACTCCGTCCGCGGCCTCCCAGCAGATCCGCCAGCTCGCCCGCGATCTGGGCGTCGACCTGCTGGAACCGCAGGGGCGCGGGGTACGGCTCACCCCCGCCGCACAGAGCCTGCTCGCCCACGCCGACGCCATCCAGGCCCGCTGGGAGGAGGCCGAGCTCGATCTGCGCGCCGAGCACGGGGCTCCCGCCGGACAGCTGCGTGTCTGCGGCTTCACCACGGCCGTGTCCGTGCTGCTGGCGCCGATGGCGGTACGGCTGCGGGAGCGGTATCCGCGGATGACCGTACGGATCCAGGAGACGGCGGTGCCGGAGAGCTTCGACCTGCTCTTCGAGGGTGAGACGGATCTGGCCGTGGTGGATGTGACCCCGCGCAACCCGCCGCTGAGCGACGCGCGCTTCGATCAGCAGCCGCTGCTGGACGATCCGTACGACCTCGTGGTCCCCGAGGACCATCCGCTGGCCGGACGCGGGTACGTTGATCTCGCGGAGGCGGCCCACGAGGACTGGATCGCTCCGGTGCCGGAGAGTCCCTGCCGCCCGCATGTGATGTCGGCGTGCGGGGCGGCGGGGTTCACGCCCGGAGTGGTCCATCACGCGCTGGACTGGAACGTCACCGCGCATCTGGTCGCCCACCGGCTCGGCGTGGCGCTGATCCCACGCCTGGCCCAGCTGACTCCGCACCTGCCGATCACGCGGGTGCCCTGCGCCGGGAACCCGCACCGCAAGCTGCTGAGCTGTACCCGCCGGGGTTGCCGAACCCGCCCGGCGGTGGCCGCGGCGCTGACGGAGCTACGGGAGCTGGCGCCGACGGCGGTGGCCTGA
- a CDS encoding FkbM family methyltransferase, with amino-acid sequence MQTLYRRLLQLMPRFGVRVTDLAPGTSLVSRRGRYTVKAAGKDAWMVLRGAPSAWTTVPLGESGARLVLGETSAADERKLQMAAAEYLCMQHVTAMLELYGVNCVLDVGANNGQYAKRLRKHGYRGRIVSFEPTEEAFARLSKAAEGDPNWQVHHCGLGRENTTAEIHVGWNTMNSLLPASDYGRDRYKRFHTTRTEQIRIRRLDAVLDEALDGIDDPRPFLKMDTQGYDLEVYAGAGERIADFVGLQSEVAVLRLYEGSPPMNEAVAAYEDGGFEITGMYPVTRERATGRVVEFDCVMMRAKAAPDAA; translated from the coding sequence ATGCAGACCCTTTACCGCAGACTGCTCCAGCTGATGCCCCGTTTCGGCGTGCGGGTGACGGACCTGGCCCCGGGAACCTCGCTGGTCTCCCGTCGTGGCCGGTACACGGTGAAAGCCGCAGGCAAGGACGCCTGGATGGTCCTCCGCGGCGCCCCGAGCGCCTGGACGACCGTCCCGCTGGGCGAGAGCGGGGCCCGGCTGGTCCTCGGTGAGACGTCGGCGGCGGACGAGCGCAAGCTGCAGATGGCGGCGGCCGAGTACCTGTGCATGCAGCACGTCACCGCGATGCTCGAGCTGTACGGCGTGAACTGCGTGCTGGACGTGGGCGCGAACAACGGCCAGTACGCCAAGAGGCTGCGCAAGCACGGCTACCGGGGCCGGATCGTCTCCTTCGAACCGACCGAGGAGGCCTTCGCCCGCCTCAGCAAGGCCGCCGAAGGCGATCCGAACTGGCAGGTGCACCACTGCGGCCTGGGCCGCGAGAACACCACGGCCGAGATCCACGTCGGCTGGAACACCATGAACTCCCTGCTCCCGGCCAGCGACTACGGCCGCGACCGCTACAAACGCTTCCACACCACCCGCACCGAGCAGATCCGCATCCGCCGCCTGGACGCCGTACTGGACGAAGCCCTCGACGGCATCGACGACCCGCGCCCCTTCCTGAAGATGGACACCCAGGGCTACGACCTGGAGGTGTACGCCGGCGCCGGGGAACGCATCGCCGACTTCGTGGGCCTGCAGTCGGAGGTCGCCGTGCTGCGCCTGTACGAGGGCAGCCCACCGATGAACGAGGCCGTCGCCGCGTACGAGGACGGCGGCTTCGAGATCACCGGCATGTACCCGGTGACACGGGAACGGGCCACCGGTCGGGTGGTGGAGTTCGACTGCGTAATGATGCGCGCGAAGGCGGCACCGGACGCGGCTTAG
- a CDS encoding helix-turn-helix domain-containing protein has product MKELAGRLTALDPDAGAAVRVIAYFDRLAESRAGVEALVRGAAVLAGVPARLVDAERRVRVRVEADGTRSDTELPPDPAWPSAALTPGGSAALWLERSGAAPSVVDAVILERAAGAVRLVLDRTRGRAPADDPALMETLLDATAPQPTRLHAARRLGLDPAGRARALAVSGGPPLIVAAETEGDLPVGRVGVGPAVPVLDLPRSWADARTALRFTAEGTARDPGSRVVYADDLGDVARIAELVVLGAEPPADVQALERAASTTPWLLTTLHAVASTTSLRAAAVDISVHHSTLQDRLTHAEHLLGWPVRTPQGRFRLQLALAMRHLARS; this is encoded by the coding sequence ATGAAAGAGCTGGCCGGGCGCCTCACCGCGCTGGACCCGGACGCCGGCGCCGCCGTGCGGGTCATCGCCTACTTCGATCGACTGGCCGAGTCACGGGCCGGTGTGGAGGCGCTGGTAAGGGGAGCCGCCGTGCTGGCCGGGGTGCCGGCGCGGCTGGTCGACGCGGAGCGGCGGGTGCGGGTACGGGTCGAGGCCGACGGCACCCGCAGCGACACCGAGCTGCCGCCGGACCCGGCCTGGCCGTCCGCCGCTCTGACGCCGGGCGGCTCGGCGGCGCTGTGGCTGGAGCGGTCCGGGGCGGCGCCCAGCGTGGTCGACGCGGTGATCCTGGAGCGGGCCGCCGGTGCCGTACGGCTGGTGCTGGACCGCACCCGCGGCAGGGCCCCGGCCGACGATCCGGCCCTGATGGAGACGCTCCTCGACGCCACGGCACCGCAGCCGACCCGACTGCACGCGGCCCGCCGCCTCGGCCTGGATCCCGCGGGCCGGGCGCGTGCGCTGGCCGTGTCCGGGGGGCCGCCCCTGATCGTCGCGGCGGAGACGGAGGGCGATCTGCCCGTCGGCCGGGTCGGGGTCGGCCCCGCCGTACCCGTGCTCGACCTGCCACGGTCGTGGGCCGACGCCCGTACCGCGCTGCGCTTCACCGCGGAGGGCACGGCCCGGGACCCCGGATCACGGGTGGTGTACGCCGACGATCTCGGGGACGTCGCCCGGATCGCCGAGCTGGTGGTGCTGGGCGCCGAGCCGCCGGCGGATGTCCAGGCCCTGGAGCGCGCGGCATCGACCACCCCCTGGCTGCTCACCACACTGCACGCGGTCGCCTCCACGACGAGCCTGCGGGCGGCGGCCGTAGACATCAGCGTCCACCACTCCACGCTCCAGGACCGCCTGACCCACGCCGAGCACCTGCTGGGCTGGCCGGTACGCACACCACAGGGCCGCTTCCGGCTCCAACTGGCGCTGGCGATGCGCCACTTGGCCCGGAGTTAA
- a CDS encoding fructosamine kinase family protein, whose protein sequence is MTETEEGPAAAAARFTGSAVLDARRLSGTLTEVTLDGGRVVMVKRGDGGPGATWAEAAGLRWLGAAGTVRVPAVHGHDEEWLVTDRVPAGRPSPEAAERLGRELAALHAAGAPAFGAPPPDGPREAYIGLAPMRNVDGHDWPRWYAEHRVLPYVRRAVDGGTLGAAEAADFERVCDRLPELAGPAEPPARLHGDLWNGNVLWAADGHAWLIDPAAHGGHRETDLAMLHLFGCPHLDRLLDGYQHTAPLADGWPARIALHQLFPLLVHAVLFGRGYAEQALAAARSALAR, encoded by the coding sequence ATGACGGAAACAGAGGAGGGGCCGGCGGCAGCGGCGGCCCGCTTCACGGGCAGCGCCGTGCTCGACGCGCGGCGCCTGTCCGGCACACTGACCGAAGTCACCCTCGACGGGGGGAGGGTGGTGATGGTCAAGCGAGGGGACGGCGGGCCCGGGGCGACCTGGGCCGAGGCGGCCGGACTGCGGTGGCTGGGGGCCGCCGGGACGGTCCGCGTGCCCGCCGTGCACGGGCACGACGAGGAGTGGCTGGTCACCGACCGCGTCCCGGCCGGCCGCCCGAGCCCCGAGGCGGCGGAGCGACTCGGCCGGGAGCTGGCAGCGCTGCACGCGGCGGGCGCCCCGGCGTTCGGCGCGCCACCGCCCGACGGCCCGCGGGAGGCGTACATCGGACTGGCACCCATGCGGAACGTCGACGGCCACGACTGGCCGCGCTGGTACGCCGAGCACCGGGTGCTGCCGTACGTGCGCCGGGCGGTCGACGGCGGCACGCTCGGCGCCGCCGAGGCCGCGGACTTCGAGCGCGTCTGCGACCGGCTGCCCGAACTGGCGGGCCCCGCCGAGCCTCCGGCCCGACTGCACGGCGACCTGTGGAACGGGAACGTCCTGTGGGCCGCGGACGGGCACGCCTGGCTGATCGACCCGGCCGCGCACGGCGGCCACCGCGAGACGGACCTGGCGATGCTCCACCTCTTCGGCTGCCCTCACCTGGACCGCCTGCTGGACGGCTACCAGCACACGGCCCCGCTGGCCGACGGCTGGCCCGCTCGCATCGCCCTCCACCAGCTCTTCCCGCTCCTCGTCCACGCGGTCCTCTTCGGCCGGGGGTACGCGGAACAGGCACTGGCGGCGGCGAGGTCGGCCTTGGCGCGCTGA
- a CDS encoding alpha/beta hydrolase produces the protein MSQVPPPFDPELAAALELIKDVLSPSLTLDQLDEVRQGPAIQLLSELDVTMDGFFEAEERTVPGPEGAPEVSLLICRPRAAAAGPRPVVYHVHGGGLVLGNNRAGVDAPLAWARELDAVVVSVEYRLAPEDPYPAQIEDVYAGLVWTAEHARELGADPERIVLAGASAGGGLCAALTLLTRDRKGPRPLGQLLMCPMLDDRNDTPSAHQMAGVGVWDRTANETGWTALLGARRGGPDVPEYAAPARATDLTGLPPAFLDVGSAETFRDEVVTYASRIWQAGGIAELHVWPGGFHGFDGFAPQAALSQTARAAQLEWLRRLLAG, from the coding sequence ATGTCCCAGGTCCCGCCCCCGTTCGACCCCGAGCTCGCCGCCGCGCTGGAGCTCATCAAAGACGTGCTGTCGCCGAGCCTGACGCTGGACCAGCTCGACGAGGTGCGCCAGGGCCCGGCGATCCAGCTGCTGTCCGAGCTGGATGTCACCATGGACGGCTTCTTCGAGGCCGAGGAACGGACGGTGCCGGGTCCCGAGGGCGCGCCGGAGGTGTCGTTGCTGATCTGCCGGCCCCGCGCGGCGGCGGCCGGTCCGCGGCCCGTCGTCTACCACGTCCACGGCGGCGGCCTGGTCCTCGGGAACAACCGGGCCGGGGTGGACGCGCCGCTCGCCTGGGCGCGGGAGCTGGACGCGGTGGTGGTGTCGGTGGAGTACCGGCTGGCGCCGGAGGACCCCTACCCGGCGCAGATCGAGGACGTGTACGCCGGTCTGGTGTGGACGGCTGAGCATGCGCGGGAGCTGGGTGCCGACCCGGAGCGGATCGTCCTCGCCGGGGCCAGCGCGGGCGGCGGCCTGTGCGCGGCGCTGACCTTGCTGACCCGGGACCGCAAGGGCCCCCGACCGCTGGGCCAGCTGCTGATGTGCCCGATGCTGGACGACCGTAACGACACCCCGTCCGCGCACCAGATGGCCGGGGTCGGTGTTTGGGACCGTACGGCCAACGAGACCGGCTGGACCGCGCTGCTCGGCGCCCGGCGCGGCGGCCCGGACGTCCCCGAGTACGCGGCCCCGGCCCGCGCCACGGACCTGACCGGACTGCCCCCGGCCTTCCTGGACGTGGGTTCCGCGGAGACCTTCCGGGACGAGGTCGTCACGTACGCGTCCCGGATCTGGCAGGCGGGCGGAATCGCCGAACTCCACGTCTGGCCGGGCGGCTTCCACGGCTTCGACGGCTTCGCCCCGCAGGCGGCGCTGTCACAGACGGCGCGGGCGGCACAACTGGAGTGGCTGCGGCGGCTGTTGGCGGGCTGA